The genomic segment GATGAATGCTATCCGGCGTGACGCGAAACCGGGGTTCGGCCTGCGCATAGACCTGCCAGGTTCGCCCGAACAAGTTGAAGTCATTGACATAGACGGAGCCCATGAACGTCTGGAGGGTCTCACCGACATCGGCCATGCTGACTCCCATGCTCTTGGCCTTGGCGCGATCGATTTGGATGCGATATTGGGGCACATTCGCACGAAAGCCGGAAATCAGCGACACGAAATCAGGATCCCGCTGAGCCGCTTCCAAGAGCAGGCGGGTGGCGCCTTCGAGGGGGATGAGGCCGGCGTTGTTGAGGTCCTGGACTTGCACTTTGAACCCGCCCGCATTTCCTAATCCGCGCAGGGATGGCGGTGGAAGCACCAGCACCCGCCCCTCCTGGATGGAGGAGAATTTCTGACGAATAGTGGCCAGCATGCGATCGCCCCGCAGAGCCGGGTCTTTTCGGTTCTGAAATGAATCCAGCACCAAGAACGCGGCGCCTACGTTGGGCTGGTTGGCCTGCAGCACGGAGGAGTAGCCGGAGATCGCGAACGTATGGCTGACACCGGGGATGGTTCGCGCCATCGCATCCACCTCGCGGACCACGGCATCGGTTCGTTCGAAGGATGAGGCATCGGGCAGTTGAATCACGACGATGAAGTAACCCATGTCCTGCACGGGAATGAACCCGGTGGGCACTTTGGCGAACGTGAATAGACCTAGTCCGACGAGACCCGCGTATCCGACCAGAACCAGCGTGGTGATGCGGAGCAACCGTTTCACGAGGCCGGCGTAGAGATCTCCGGCGCTTTGAAAACCCCGGTTAAACGCGCGGAAGAACCAGCCGAACACGGCATCCAGGATCCGGGTGAGGCGGTCCTTGGGCGCCCCGTGCTCAGGCAGGAGCAGCGCGCACAGGGCAGGGCTGAGAGTGAGGGAGTTGAACGCGGAGATGACCGTGGAGACCGCGATGGTCAGGGCGAACTGCTTATAGAACTTGCCAGTGATGCCCGTGATAAAAGCGGTGGGCACGAACACGGCGCAGAGCACCAAGGCCACCGCGATCACCGGGCCGGTTACCTCGGCCATCGCCTGAAGGGTCGCGGCGCGCGGCTTGAGCCCTTTGGAGATAAACCTCTCCACGTTTTCGACCACGACGATCGCGTCATCCACGACAATGCCGATGGCCAGCACGATGCCGAAGAGAGACAGATTATTGAGCGAGAAATCGAACAGCTTCATTACCGCCAGCGTGCCGATCAGCGAGACGGGGACAGCCAGGAGGGGGATGATGGAGGCCCGCCAGCTCTGCAGAAAGACCACCACCACAATGACCACCAAGACGATGGCTTCCAGCAAGGTCCACAGCACCGCCTGAACCGAGGCCCGAATAAACTGAGTGGGATCGTAGTTGATCCGGTAATTCACGCCGGGCGGGAAATCTTTCTTGAGCTCGAGCAGCGTGGCGTACACCTCGTCCGCAGTTTCCAAAGCATTACTGCCGGGCAGCTGGAATACCCGAAGGGACACGGCGTTGTACCCGTCCATGTAGGTTTTGGTGGAGTAGTCCCGCGCGCCCAATTCGACTCGGGCGACATCTCCCACCCGCGTGACTTCTCCCTCTGCGCCCGTCTTTACCACCACGGCGCTGAATTGTTCGGCTGTCATCAGCCGACCCTGAGCCACCAGGGTGTATTGAAAATCGGTTCCTGAAGGCACCGGGGGTTGGCCGAGGGAGCCGGCGGCGATCTGCAGGTTTTGTTCCCTCAGCGCCCGGGTGACATCTCCGGCGGTGAGGTGGCGGGCGGCGAGCTTGTCGGGATCCAGCCAAATTCGCATGGTGAAATCCTGACCGCCCAGGGAATTCGCTTCGGCGACCCCTTTGATGCGTGCGATGCGATCTCGCACTTGGAGCGTGACGTAGTTGGCGAGGTAGGCGACGTTCCGTGAGCCATCGGGGCTGTAGAATTGAGCCGCCAACGTGAGGTCGGGGGACTGCTTGCGGGCAATGATGCCCAGTCGTCGCACGTCCTCAGGCAGTCGGGGCGACGCGCTGTTGACACGGTTTTGCACCAGTACCTGGGCTTCATTGAGGTCGGTCCCCAGTTCGAACGTGATCGTGATCTGCACTTTGCCATCACTGGTGCTGGAGGATGACATGTAGAGCATTCGTTCCACACCGTTGATCTCCTGCTCCAGCGGTGTTGAGACCGTCTCGGCGAGCGTTTGGGCATCGGCTCCTGGATAGGTGGCGGAGACAATGACCGTGGGAGGGGCGACGTCGGGATACTGCGCGACCGGGAGCGCGAAAAACGCCAGGATTCCCAGGAGCGTGATCAGGATGCTGAGCACGGCGGCGAAGATGGGGCGGTCGACGAAAAAGCGCGGGATGCTCATGGCGTTGTCCCGGTCTTGGGCGCGGTCTCGGCTGTGGCAACCGTGTTGGTGGCCATCGGCACCAGCTGGGGGTTCACTTTGGTCCCCGCCCGCGTGCTCATCAAACCGTTCACGATGATTCGGTCTTTCTCCGTCAGCCCCTCGCGCACCACTCGAAGCCCCTTGACCATGGGACCGGGTTTGATGGTTCGGTAGGTCGCGGTGTCGTTGTCATCCAAGGCCAGCACGAAGGCTCGTCCCTGATCGCTTCCGATGGCGATGTCCCGAATGAGCAGGGCCGGGTATTCACCATTTCCGGGCATGCGAACCCGCGCGAAGAATCCCGGAGCCATGAGCTTGTCGCCATTGGGAAAGACCGCGCGGACGCGGATGGTGCCCGTGGCTGGATTGAGCTGATTGTCCACGAAGTCGATCGTGCCCTGGTGGGGGAAACCCTGTTCGTTGCCCAGCCCCATCTCGGCTGGGATCGGTCCGAACAGCGCGCTGGCGCGCTTGCCTTCCCGATAGAGTTGTCGGTAGCGCAGAGCGGAAGCTTCGTCCACATCGAGGTAGCAGTACATCCGGTCGAGGGAGACAATCGTGGTCAGGAGGGTGGAGGAGGAAGCGCTCCCGCCCGTGACCAGGTTGCCGGCGGTCACGCGGGCATCGCTGATGCGGCCGGCGATGGGTGCCCTGACTTCGGTGAACTCGAGATCGAGTTGAGCGACCTTCAGCGCCGCCTCGGCGGAACGAACGGCTTCTGCGGCCTCGGTGGCGGTCTTGACACGGGTCTCGAAGGTGTCGGTCGAGATGGCCTTGCTGGCCGCCAGGCCCTCGGCGCGTTTCGCCTCGCTTCGGGCGAGTTCGGCGCGGGCGCGAGCAGCACCCAGTTCAGCGGTGACTCGATCGACCACGGCGCGGTAGGGACGGGGGTCGATAGTGAAGAGCAAGTCACCTACCTTGACGTCGCCCCCCTCTTTGAAATGAACCCGATCGATGTAGCCGGGAACTCGCGCCCGGATCTCGACCGTTTCCGGTGAGGCCAGGCGGCCCGTGAATTCATCCCACTCGTTCACCGTTTCGGCAACGGGACGGGCTACCGACACACTGGGCACGGATGGCGCGGTGGGGCGCGGCGCAGGCTTGCTGCAGCCGGCCAGGGCAATGGCGAGTCCCACACCCGCGATGTGATGTATCTTCATAGTCGAGGAACGAGTGGCGCCGAGCGGTCGCCTGAAATCATCTTAAGCGACCTGCCGCGTTTGCCTAGACGCAGTTGCGTATATCCGTTATTCACTTCACGCATGACTGGATTGGAAGATCTCCGGCTTCTGAGAGCGTTCGTCAGGATAACCGAGAGCGGGAGCATCTCGGCCGCCGCGCGGGTGTTAAACGTCTCTCAACCGACGCTTAGCCGTCAACTCAGTCAGCTCGAGCGGTCGGCTGGCGTTTCGTTGATCCGTCGGGACACCCACACCATGAGTTTGACCGCGGCGGGACGGCGATTGGTGGAGGACGCGCGCGACTTGCTGGGAATGGCGGAGGCCGCCAGTCAGAGGTTGCGCGAGGAGCAGGACACGCCCCGCGGGCATTTGCGCGTCGTGGCGGTGGTCGATTTTGGTCAGTGGATCGTCCCGCGGTTGCTGGCGTCATTTCGTCAACGCTATCCGCTGGTGACGGCCGAGCTTCACCTGATCAACCGTCCCAGCAAGTTTGTGGAAGAGGGATTTGACTGTGGCGTCCTCGTCGGTCGGGTGACAGACGGCTCGGTTGCCGTTCGAAAAATCGCTGAACTCTCCCGGCTCTTGGTGGCGGCACCCTCCCTGCTGCGCGAACGTGGAATTCCCCGAAAACCCGCTGAACTTAAGTTGTTACCCTGGATTGGTGCGCTTCAACCGCACTTTTACCTTCGTGATCGCATTCAACTGGTGAGGGGGGAGGAGCACCGGATGGTTAAGCTGAGTCCGGTCCTCCTTTTGGATAGCGTGACGGCTTTGCGTGAGGCTGCCATCGCCGGTGCGGGAATGACCATTCAGCCTGACTGGCTGGTGGGAGATGCGCTGGCCGGGGGCGGGTTGATCCACCTGCTTCCGGAGTGGCGGGTGCCGGCGGTCGATGTGCAGGTCGCGTATGCACCGGGCCGTCATCTTCCGGGGCGGGTGAGGGCGTTCGTCGACTTTGCCGCGACTGAGGTGCCCCGTCTGATCGAAGATCTCACCCATCCGAACCTGCGGCGTGGGGCGCGGGGGCAGGAAGGGCGCAGGCCGTCCGTCCCGCCTTTTCGTGAAAGGAGTCCAGTTTGATTTGTAACTTTCTCGGTTTTTCTGGCTCAATAAGCCCCGGGAACACTTTGATTAAGGTTTGCCTATGAAGTGCGAAGAACTACTTGCGATGCTGAACGAATATGTCGACGGAACCGTCGATCCGGGCATCTGTGAAGAGTTTGAGAAGCACATGGCGGGGTGCAGTCCTTGCCAGGTGGTGGTGGACAACATCCGGAAAACCATCGTTTTGTACAAGGATGGGGTCCCCTATGATCTCCCTATCCCGTTTCGCGAACGTTTGCATCAGGCGCTTCGGGAAAAGTGGGCTCAGAGGGTGACTTCGTCCGAGTCCTAGAATGCACAGTGCCTCGGTTCTCACTGATTTAGTGCTCCTCCACGTTCTCCGCGCCTCCGCGAGAAACGATCCCTCCCCTGACTCCGAAGGACTGCCGGAATCACTCGCGGAGGCGCGGAGAGCGCGGAGAGGAGAGAGTTCCAGAGAAACCTACGACGGAAGTTTTAACCACGGATTTCTCGGATGACTCGGATGGAAGAGAAGAAGGGGGTTTCACTTCCGATCCCGTCAGGATTCTTAATCCGTGGAATCAGCGAAATCCGTGGTTCATCAGTTGCTCTCCCTCTCTGCGCCCTTCCCGTCTCGGCGGTGCAAGTCCTTTCGGCCTTCCTTTCTAGCCTTGTAGGAGCCGAGGTAACGAGGCTTGGTTCATGGGGAGGGCCGTCGGCGTGCTAGTCGTGCTCGTGGGCGTGGGGTTTGAGCTGAGTGGCGGGATCGCCGAAGGCGCGGGTCATTTGTTCGCGCAGTTGCAGTCTGGCGCGCAGTAAGCGCACTTTAACGTTGGCTTCGCTCAGTCCCAATTCGGCCGCGGTTTCTTTGATGGAGAAGCCTTCCACATCCCGGAGCAGGAAAATGAGCCGGTGCTTTTCATCGAGTTGCTCGAGGGCGGATTCCACTTGCTGGAGGGTTTCCCGGCTGTCGACCAGCTTTTCCGGAGACTGGTTCCAATCGGCGATGAATTCCGGGTGAGGCACGTTGCTGTAACCTTCTCCCGGCTCGGTGTTGGCTTCCAAAGAAACGGTGGGCAGACCTTTGCGTTTGCGCAGGATCTTAAGGGCGGCGTGCGTGGCGATCCGTTGGATCCAGGTGCCGAATCGAGCCTCCTCTCGGAACCCTGCCAGATGGTCCATGGCACTCAGCAAAGCTTCCTGGGTGACATCCTGGGCATCCTCGTGACTGCCGGTGATCCGACGGGCGAGGGTGTAGAGACGACGTTCGTAGCGGGTAGCCAGGGCTTCAAAAGCAGCCAGTTCTCCTGATTTCGCTCGGCTGACGAGGTCTTCGTCTGATGGATCAGACGCATTCTCTGCGGAGGGGACTGGCTTACCGCTCAACATGTACCGGGCATTCATACGCGGGTAAAGCTTTCGGTGGCGAGCCTGAAAAGCGGCGGGCCTCTTTGTAACTAAAACGGGGTTGGTGGCTCAGGGAGGATGGGGCTGTAACCGATGGGGTTCGGCCGCCCGTTGATTCGAACGGATATGAAGATATTTGCCATAATGTGCCTTAGTTTGGTGCTCGTCTCTCCGAGGATCGGAGCAGCCTCAGCCGCTGAGGCTGAGGTTTGGACGTTGGCTCGTCTCATCGCCCACGCTCAGACGAACAGTCCGGACGCGCGGATCGCGGTGCATCGGATGCGGGCGGCGCGTGCTGGCGTTGCGCAGGCGAATGCCGGGCTGTGGCCTCAGCTTCAGCTCCAATCCAGCTATACGCGGACCGACAACCCAATGCAGGTGTTTGGCAGCCTGCTCAATCAGCGCGCTTTTGGGAATTCACTGGATTTCAATCATGTGCCCGACGTGG from the Verrucomicrobiales bacterium genome contains:
- a CDS encoding multidrug efflux RND transporter permease subunit codes for the protein MSIPRFFVDRPIFAAVLSILITLLGILAFFALPVAQYPDVAPPTVIVSATYPGADAQTLAETVSTPLEQEINGVERMLYMSSSSTSDGKVQITITFELGTDLNEAQVLVQNRVNSASPRLPEDVRRLGIIARKQSPDLTLAAQFYSPDGSRNVAYLANYVTLQVRDRIARIKGVAEANSLGGQDFTMRIWLDPDKLAARHLTAGDVTRALREQNLQIAAGSLGQPPVPSGTDFQYTLVAQGRLMTAEQFSAVVVKTGAEGEVTRVGDVARVELGARDYSTKTYMDGYNAVSLRVFQLPGSNALETADEVYATLLELKKDFPPGVNYRINYDPTQFIRASVQAVLWTLLEAIVLVVIVVVVFLQSWRASIIPLLAVPVSLIGTLAVMKLFDFSLNNLSLFGIVLAIGIVVDDAIVVVENVERFISKGLKPRAATLQAMAEVTGPVIAVALVLCAVFVPTAFITGITGKFYKQFALTIAVSTVISAFNSLTLSPALCALLLPEHGAPKDRLTRILDAVFGWFFRAFNRGFQSAGDLYAGLVKRLLRITTLVLVGYAGLVGLGLFTFAKVPTGFIPVQDMGYFIVVIQLPDASSFERTDAVVREVDAMARTIPGVSHTFAISGYSSVLQANQPNVGAAFLVLDSFQNRKDPALRGDRMLATIRQKFSSIQEGRVLVLPPPSLRGLGNAGGFKVQVQDLNNAGLIPLEGATRLLLEAAQRDPDFVSLISGFRANVPQYRIQIDRAKAKSMGVSMADVGETLQTFMGSVYVNDFNLFGRTWQVYAQAEPRFRVTPDSIHQLKTRNSRGQMVPLGALAKVEKIGGVDRLQRYNLFYSADISGSTAPGVSSGQMISKMEKLARDVLPSGFTIEWTDLTYQQIIAGNTILFIFPLCVVFVFLVLAAQYESWGLPLAVILIVPMCLLSAMGGVWLNGRDNDIFTQIGLVVLVGLSAKNAILIVEFARQREQAGLDRFSAAVEACRLRLRPILMTSFAFILGVVPLLRATGAGAEMRQALGTAVFYGMLGVTFFGLLLTPVFYLVVRAASGNKSQAMTPPPSQS
- a CDS encoding efflux RND transporter periplasmic adaptor subunit gives rise to the protein MKIHHIAGVGLAIALAGCSKPAPRPTAPSVPSVSVARPVAETVNEWDEFTGRLASPETVEIRARVPGYIDRVHFKEGGDVKVGDLLFTIDPRPYRAVVDRVTAELGAARARAELARSEAKRAEGLAASKAISTDTFETRVKTATEAAEAVRSAEAALKVAQLDLEFTEVRAPIAGRISDARVTAGNLVTGGSASSSTLLTTIVSLDRMYCYLDVDEASALRYRQLYREGKRASALFGPIPAEMGLGNEQGFPHQGTIDFVDNQLNPATGTIRVRAVFPNGDKLMAPGFFARVRMPGNGEYPALLIRDIAIGSDQGRAFVLALDDNDTATYRTIKPGPMVKGLRVVREGLTEKDRIIVNGLMSTRAGTKVNPQLVPMATNTVATAETAPKTGTTP
- a CDS encoding LysR family transcriptional regulator; the encoded protein is MTGLEDLRLLRAFVRITESGSISAAARVLNVSQPTLSRQLSQLERSAGVSLIRRDTHTMSLTAAGRRLVEDARDLLGMAEAASQRLREEQDTPRGHLRVVAVVDFGQWIVPRLLASFRQRYPLVTAELHLINRPSKFVEEGFDCGVLVGRVTDGSVAVRKIAELSRLLVAAPSLLRERGIPRKPAELKLLPWIGALQPHFYLRDRIQLVRGEEHRMVKLSPVLLLDSVTALREAAIAGAGMTIQPDWLVGDALAGGGLIHLLPEWRVPAVDVQVAYAPGRHLPGRVRAFVDFAATEVPRLIEDLTHPNLRRGARGQEGRRPSVPPFRERSPV
- a CDS encoding zf-HC2 domain-containing protein — protein: MKCEELLAMLNEYVDGTVDPGICEEFEKHMAGCSPCQVVVDNIRKTIVLYKDGVPYDLPIPFRERLHQALREKWAQRVTSSES
- a CDS encoding sigma-70 family RNA polymerase sigma factor, giving the protein MNARYMLSGKPVPSAENASDPSDEDLVSRAKSGELAAFEALATRYERRLYTLARRITGSHEDAQDVTQEALLSAMDHLAGFREEARFGTWIQRIATHAALKILRKRKGLPTVSLEANTEPGEGYSNVPHPEFIADWNQSPEKLVDSRETLQQVESALEQLDEKHRLIFLLRDVEGFSIKETAAELGLSEANVKVRLLRARLQLREQMTRAFGDPATQLKPHAHEHD